The following DNA comes from Actinomycetota bacterium.
CCGGTTCCGTTACTGGAGCCCCTGGGGAGAATCGAACTCCCGACACAGGGATTAGGAATCCCTTGCTCTGTCCACTGAGCTACAGGGGCTCGATCTCTCTCCGGTTTCCCTGTCCGTTGTTTAAGTCAACCAAACCAAGAGTCGGCTCTCAGGTCATCTTAACCGTTACGCACCGTTTTTAACGTCCGTTATTATGGCCCTCACATGTTCATCATGTCCAGGTACCACTTGTCGCCTTCTTTGACCATCTGGAGCTCCGCGGGGGTTTCCGCGTCCTTGACGTCCTCCGTGCTCTCGGTTCCCGACTCGTCCACCACGGTGACCTTGCCCTCGACGATCTCCACCGTGGCCTTGTCGTCACCCTCCATTGTGGTCTTGTACTTCACGCCCGAGAACTTCATGCTCTTATAGGTCGAGAAGAACATGTCCTCGAAGAACTCGTCGATGCTCCCGTAATCGCCGTATGAGAGCATGGACTCCAGGTATTCCAGGGAGGAGGGAGCGATGGTGCTCTTTAGCAGCTTCGCGTCCTTGTTTTCCATCGCCTTGAGGAAGTTCGCCGCCACTTCCTCCGGCCCTCCCTTGCCTCCTCCTTCCCCACCGGTGAACCATTTCGGTCCCACTGCGAATCCCAGGAGAAGAACCACTATGGCGCCGACGACCAGCAGTCCCAAACCCCCGAAGAGGACGGCCTTGCCGCCCCCTCCCTTCTTGCCGCCCGCGGGCTGATAGTATCCGGGCGCGGGGGTGGCGGGTGGCGGCTGGTAGGAGGGTTGCATCCCCGCAGCCGGCGGGGCCGCTTCCCGTGGGGGTGGGGGTGTTGCAGCGCTCGGCGGTGGCGGCACCGTGGCGGCTTGCGTCGCCTCCGCCCGAGCAGGCGCCCCGCACTTGGGGCAGAAGGCGCTGCCCTCGCTCAGCTCGGAGCCGCATTTTTCACAAAAAGCCATGAGAACCTCCTTAGTAGCTTGCCGTTCAAATCACTTAAACAATGATAAACGTTTTCACGCCCTAAATCCATGCGCCGCGACAACACGGAAGGTGCCTGCCGAAACGACCCGGCACCCGACAAACCTGGAGGACTCCTGCCGAAACGACCCTGCACCTGATAACCGCATGCGCTGTTCGAAATGGCGTGAAGGTAGCCCGAAAGGCTCCAAGAGCGCTCAAAAGATGCACGTAAGGTATCCCCCAAGGCGCCCTTGACAAGCGCCTTGGGGCATTCTAATTTTAAACATGCCTGCTTAAGAAGGGCGGGCGAGATGAAATAAGTAACAGGAACGGGAACCACGGAGGTTCCGCGGGGGATGTACCCCGGGAAGTTCCGTGTTTTTATTTTCAAGGAGGGAGAAAGATGCACATACCCGACGGTTTCCTCAACGCCGGAACCAGCATCGCCACCGGGGTGGTCGCCGCGGGAGCGGTGGGATACGGGCTGTACAAGGCACGGGAGGAACTGGACGAGAAATCCGTTCCCCTGCTCGCCCTCTGCGCAGCCTTCGTGTTCGCCGCGCAGATGCTCAACTTCCCCGTGGCGGGCGGGACCAGCGGCCATTTCCTGGGCGGGGTGCTGGCGGCGGTCCTCCTGGGCCCATGGCTGGGCGGACTGGTGATCGCCCTGGTCTTGCTCATCCAGTGCCTGGGCTTCGCGGACGGCGGGCTCACGGCGCTGGGGGCCAACGTCTTCAACATGGCGGTCGTAGGAACCATCCTTTCATATTACATTTTCTACGGCGTGAAGTCGCTTCTCCCAAGGAGCAAGGCTTTTTTCCTGGCAGGCACGGGCGCGGTGGCCTGGCTCTCGGTGATGCTCGCCTCGGGCGCCTGCGCGGTGGAACTGGCAATATCCGGCACCTCGCCACTGGGAGTGGCCCTGCCGGCCATGCTGGGGGTGCACGCCATCATCGGGGTCGGAGAGGCGGTGATCACGGTGCTGGTGGTGAGCGTGGTGCTCGCGGTGCGCCCCGATCTCGTACGTACTTATGACCTTCGTCCGGAAACGCCCGGTTTCAAGGGAGCGGAGGTGAGCAGGTGATGGAAGCGCGCAGGAAGGGCTTGTACGTTTTCATACTTGCCGGGCTGGCCGTGGCGGTAGCGCTGGCGCTGTTGGTCTCCCCCTGGGCCTCCTCCTCGCCTGACGGTCTGGAGAAGGTGGCGGAGGACAAGGGATTCCTTGAAAAGGCGGAGGAGACCGAGCCCGCCTGGGAAAGCGCCCCCATACCCGATTACGCCATGCCCGGCCTCACCAGGGAAGCGGTGGACGAGGAGACCGGCGAGGTGGTGGAGGAGCCCACCAAGCTGGCCACCGCCCTGGCCGGGCTGGTGGGCACGGTGGCCATCTTCCTCATCGCCTGGGGTCTGGCCCTGGTACTGAAGAAGAGGACCCCTGACGAAGCGAACACCGTCCCGCGGTAGGCCACGGGGGAGAAGGCGCTTGAAGCACGCTTTCCTGGACCGCTACAGTGACCTGCGGAGCCCCATTCACCGGCTCGACCCTCGGGCCAAGCTGTTGGGGTTCGCGACGCTCATCGTGATCTGCGTCACCACCCCTCCCAACCTCTATGCGGCCTTCGCCGCCTACCTCGGGTTGGAGCTTGCGCTGCTGTGGCTCTCCCGGCTGCCCCTTGGTCACGTGGCCAGGCGCATGCTCGTAGTCCTTCCCTTCGTGCTGATGGTAGCCGTCTTCATCCCCTTCTTCGACAAGGGAGGAGGCAGCTACAACCTGGGGCCGGTGCGGGTTTCCGCCCATGGGTTGCTGGTTCTGTGGAACGTGGCCGCCAAGTCCACGGTGAGCGTGCTGGCGGTGATACTCCTCTCCTCCACCACCCCCTTCCCCGACCTCCTGCGCGGGATGGAGAGGCTGCGTGTGCCCCGCCTGCTGGTGGCGCTGCTCAGTTTCACCTACCGCTACATCTTCGTGCTGGTGGACGAGGCGCAGCGCATGCGGAGGGCGCGAGATTCCCGTGGGTGGAGTGGAAAATGGCTTTGGGAGGCCAGGGTCGTCGCTCACATGATCGCCACTCTCTTCCTGCGCTCCTACGAGAGGGGGGAAAGGGTTTATGCGGCCATGCTGGCCAGGGGTTACGACGGGGGCTTACGCACCCTGTACCTCTACGAGCCGGGGGTCATGGAGCTGGGCTTCGCGTCCCTGGCGGCGCTCTTTCCCCTGGCCGCCAGGCTGCTGGCCTAGGTCAAGGATGAAATCGGGTGCCTGGAAGGGGCGCCATCGGGATCAGGAGTGATATGGTAATAACTGGCATCCCGGAAACCGGGCCGGCCAGGCCCAGGCGGAAAGGAGCGGGATAAGTGCATCACAGGCCGGCGGTGGAGATTCGAGACCTTTACTACGCTTACCCGGACGGGACACCGGCCCTGCGGGGCGTCAACCTCCTGGTCGAGGAGGGTGAATCGGTGGGCATCGTGGGACCGAACGGCGCGGGAAAATCCACCCTGCTCCTGCACCTAAACGGCATCCTCACAGGCCGCGGCGAAGTGCGCATCTTCGGCCTGCCGGTGGAGAAGGCGAACCTGCGGGAGATCAGGCGGCGCGTGGGCCTGGTCTTCCAGGACCCGGACGACCAGCTCTTCTCCCCGACCGTCTTCGACGACGTGGCCTTCGGGCCCCTCAACATGGGCCTCTCCCGGGAAGAGGTGGCCGCGGCCGTGGCCAGGGCCCTGGAGCAGGTGGGATTGGAGGGGATGGAGAAGCGCTCCGCCTTTCACCTCAGTTTCGGGCAGAAGAAGCGCGCGGCAATCGCCACCGTGCTCTCCATGAACCCCGATCTCCTGGTCCTGGATGAACCTTCCAGCAACCTCGATCCCCGCGCGAGGCGTGAGTTCTCAGAGCTGCTGCAGCGCACGAAGATCACCAAGATCCTGGTCACCCACGACCTTCCCTTCGTCTTCGAGAACTGCGAGCGCGTGGTGGTGATGGACAGAGGGAAGGTGGTCGCGGACGGCGATGTCCTTGCCGTAATGTCCGACGAACGACTGCTCCAGGAGCACGGCCTGGAGCTCCCCTTCGGGTTTTACCCGGTGCAACGTGAGGTTTCCCGGGAATCTCCCGACCGCGAACGCGAGTGACCTCGATGGAGTGAAACCCCTCAGGCGTTATCGCAGGCGTGGCGAGAAGATATCCTTCTGGCCATGCCTCCCCTTACCCACCATTTCAAATTTCATCCCAGCGAGATCGCCATGTCGGCATAATCGTGTCTCATCGCGATCTGGTTCTCCGATGATCTCTCTCCTTATCGTCATGATCTTTTCTCGAAGACATGTCACGCCTCCGGGCCATTATTTCGGAGGTATGGCTTTATCGCAACGATGTTTGCCGGGAGGTGGGTGAATCCCTTCGCTATATCTACCTCAGGAGGTGGAGGTTGCCGAGGTGGACGCAGGTGAGGCCGGCTTCCCTGGCCGCCGACAGGCACTCCTCCGCCTGGCGGCGCGAGGTCACCGGCAGGTCGCGCATGGCGTGCTGCGGGTGGAAGGCCAGCAGGGAGTAGGGGATGTCCGGGTCCAGGGAAGAGATGAAGGAAGCGATGCGCCCCACTTCCTCCGCCTCCACGTAGCCGGGAACAAGCAGGGTGCTGGCGACGAGAGGCGGGGGATCGGGACGCTCCGCTATGCGGGAAGCCGCATAGGAAAAGTTTTCCAGAGTGCGCCGGTTGGACACACCGCAGAGGGCGCGGTGGAGTCCGGGGTGGAAGGCCTTGAGGTCGAACTTCACGCAGCCCCCGCTGGCCAGGGACAGGTCCATGGCGCGCCGCAGCAGCCCCGGGTGCATGCTACCGTTGGTCTCCCAGCATATACGCAGGCCTCCCCTTCTCCTCTCCAGGGCCAGCTCGGAAGCCCTGAGAGCGAAGGGCATCTGGGGGGAGGGGTCGCCGCCGAAGTAGCAGATGCAACCCGTGCGCGCGTCGGCGGCTTCCGCCAGCTCCCGCGGTGTGAAAACCGGCGCCAGTCTGGCGGTCAGGTAACGGAACTGGGAGTTCTGGCAGAATAGGCAGTCGAAGGAGCAGGCTCCCAGGAAGACAGCCAGGTTGTAGCGCCCGCGGTCCCGGCTGCCCGGACACACCCAGTCGGCCACGCAGTTTGTGGGCAGGGAATCGTAGTAGTACTCCAGGACGCCGCCCCGGGCGGTCCCGGAAAGGTGACGCAACTTACCGTTCCTTACCGTACGCAGGCCGCAGTAACCCTTCTCCCCCTCCCCCATGGTGCACCCATTCCCGCACACGCGGCAGGTCCTCCCCCCCGCCGTTCTGGGAGGTTCCGGCGGCAGTTCGAAGGGCGCCCGCACGCGTGCGTGCGCCTCGCGCGCCCGCCTCTCCGCCTCCCCCTCTCCCTCCGCCAGGCAACGCGCGCACGCCCCCAGGGCGCGCGAGACCCCGGGCACGATACCGCCGCATACGGCGCATCTCCTTCCTTCCTCATCGACCACGCGCTTATCGGCCTCCTTCCCGCGGTCTTCCCACGGCCCACATGCCGTATCACCATCTTATAGAACTCCGGGCCACGGGAACCATACCGGATGGCCGGTCCGCCGGCCGCACACGCCCCGAAGCGCACAGCGGCAAGGCCCCTCGAAAGCGCGAAGATCATCTTCCGAAATTCCCCTTTCCCCTCCGTTGCTGCGGACCGGCACTTCCCGCGGCCCGGAAAGGGAGGGGGCGGGGCGGGACGTCCGGTGTTAAGATAACCTTTAGGCAAGCCGCCGAGGAAAGGAAGCCTTGCGATGTTTCCTCTCCACGCGTTGGTCGGGCGGCGCGCTTAGCGCGCCTCCCTGGTGGCCCGCGGTTGCTTATCGAGGCGCGGTCAACGCAAATCACTTACGGGAATGGAAAGTAACACACGGGGAACGGAGGAGCGCATCCGGAAGGCGGGACAGGCCGTCAAGTGGGCCTTCGTCATCTTCCTCGCGGTGGTTGCCGGTCTTATCGCCGCGCTGCAGATCTTCCACACCCATCCCGCCCAGGACGTCCTGTCGCGGGCGGTGGAGAGGGTGCAGCAGGGGGACATCGAGGGAGCCATGGAATACGTGGACCCGCAGGGGCAATTGGGCGTCATCTGGCGGGAAAACGTCGGCGGGGCGCGGGATACCCTGGCCTCCCTCGTGGACCGCTACCGCCTGGAATTCTCCTCCCTGAAGTACAAGACCCGCGTGGAAGGGGACTTCGCGGAAGTGCAACTTGCCGGTGGCAGGATCGCGGTTTACGCGAAGAACGAGGGTGGCCTTCTCGCCTTTTTCGACCTGGAGGGCTCCGACCTGGTAATCTACATGCAGAAAAAGGGTGGTTCCTGGCTGATAGAAGGGGCCAACTACGACCTGCTGGAAACCCTTTCTGGGAGCCTGGACTGGTTGTACGAGATGAGGTAGCGGTTTCCATGGAAGACAGGATACATCGTAACACGAGGAGAGGGGTGCCGGTATTCCTTGCCCTCCTTATCATCGGCGTCCTGGCGGTCTCGGCGCTCGCCGGGTGTTCCTCGTCCACGCCGGAACTCACGGTGAAGGATTTTATCTCCGCCCGCATGGAGGGGAACGAAAGCCGCGCGGAGGAACTCACGGTGGAGGGAGACCTCAAGGGATACCTGGGAGGCGAGCCGTTCCTGGCGGGTTCCGAGGCGGACTTCACCGCCGAACTCGTGGAGAGCGACAAGGACCGCGCCGTGGTGCTGGTGCGTTTTTCCTGGGGCGAGGAGGGGGTGGATATATCCTACGTCTGCCGGCGCGCGAAGTCCCGATGGAAGGTATCCCTGCGCGAGACGGAAGCGCTGTGGTACCCCGAGATAGAGCTGAAGGAGCAGGGCACCGATGCGGGGAGCTGAGGCAAACCTTCATCGTCTGCCTGGTGTTTCCTTTCGGGCGTCATCGCGAGGAGGCGCGTCAGCGCCCTTTTCCCTGTCATTGCGAGGAGGTATGCAAGCGCCCTTTTTCCTGTCATTGCGAGGAGGTATGCAAGCGCCTTTTTCCCTGTCATTGCGAGGAGGCGCGTCAGCGCCGACGAAGCAATCTCGCCGAGAGGAGGGAAGGGGGACGGGTGCCGGGAGGGGGAGCAAGGTCCGGAGGAGATCGCTTCGTCGCTCCGCTCCTCGCGATGGCGTTTAAGGGGGGTCCTTGCGATGGGTTTCAAGGAACGCCTCGTAATGTAATGACACTTAACAGGGCTCACAGGGACGACGTTTAAGGGGGGTCCTTGCAGAGGGATTGCTTCGCTTCGCTCGCAATGACGTTTTAGCCGCTCCTCGCGATGGCTTTTAAGGGGGGTCCTTGCGATGGGTTTCAAGGAACGCCTCGTAATGTAATTTTCAAGGAACGCCTCGTAATGTAATGACACTTAACAGGGCTCACAGGGACGACGTTTAAGGGGGGTCCTTGCAGAGAGATTGCTTCGCTTCGCTCGCAATGACGTTTTTAGCCGCTCCTCGCGATGGCGTTTAAGGGGGCTCCTTGCGATGGGTTTCAAGGAACGCCTCGTAATGTAATTTTCAAGGAACGCCTCGTAATGTAATGACACTTAACAGGGCTCACAGGGACGACGTTTAAGGGGGGTCCTTGCAGAGAGATTGCTTCGCTTCGCTCGCAATGACGTTTTTAGCCGCTCCTCGCGATGGCGTTTGAGGGGGGTCCTTGCGATGGGTTTCAAGGAACGCCTCGTAATGTAATTTTCAAGGAACGCCTCGTAATGTAATGACACTTAACAGGGCTCACAGGGACGACGTTTAAGGGGGGTCCTTGCAGAGAGATTGCTTCGCTTCGCTCGCAATGACGTTTTTAGCCGCTCCTCGCGAAGACTTTCACGGAGGCGTGACGAACACATGCGAAGATGTGTTGGCGTCCTCCCGGCCTATTCCTCCCGGCTACGCTTTCCGTTGACAGGCTTTCCGGCTGCCCCGGATCTTGTTTTCGGTGAAGCGGAACCGGTCTTCCCGGAAGCTGTGCGCCCGGGCTTCGCGGTGACAGGCCTTGCTTTCGCGGCGGGCTTCGGTTCCCCATCCGCGGCCACGCTACCTCTGTCCTTTCCGGGTCTGGCCGCCTTGCCGTCAGGGTAAAGGGCGACCTTGAAGACCTCCTCGATGTGCTTCACGGGCACGAACTTCAGGTCCTTGCGTATGAAATCCGGTATCTCCTCGAGGTACTTGCGGTTCTCTTCGGGGATGACGATGGTCTTCACCCCGGAACGGTGTGCGGCGAGCACCTTCTCCTTCAGGCCGCCGATGGGAAGGACCTTTCCCCGCAGGGTTAT
Coding sequences within:
- a CDS encoding zinc ribbon domain-containing protein, with protein sequence MAFCEKCGSELSEGSAFCPKCGAPARAEATQAATVPPPPSAATPPPPREAAPPAAGMQPSYQPPPATPAPGYYQPAGGKKGGGGKAVLFGGLGLLVVGAIVVLLLGFAVGPKWFTGGEGGGKGGPEEVAANFLKAMENKDAKLLKSTIAPSSLEYLESMLSYGDYGSIDEFFEDMFFSTYKSMKFSGVKYKTTMEGDDKATVEIVEGKVTVVDESGTESTEDVKDAETPAELQMVKEGDKWYLDMMNM
- a CDS encoding energy-coupling factor ABC transporter permease; this encodes MHIPDGFLNAGTSIATGVVAAGAVGYGLYKAREELDEKSVPLLALCAAFVFAAQMLNFPVAGGTSGHFLGGVLAAVLLGPWLGGLVIALVLLIQCLGFADGGLTALGANVFNMAVVGTILSYYIFYGVKSLLPRSKAFFLAGTGAVAWLSVMLASGACAVELAISGTSPLGVALPAMLGVHAIIGVGEAVITVLVVSVVLAVRPDLVRTYDLRPETPGFKGAEVSR
- a CDS encoding PDGLE domain-containing protein — protein: MEARRKGLYVFILAGLAVAVALALLVSPWASSSPDGLEKVAEDKGFLEKAEETEPAWESAPIPDYAMPGLTREAVDEETGEVVEEPTKLATALAGLVGTVAIFLIAWGLALVLKKRTPDEANTVPR
- the cbiQ gene encoding cobalt ECF transporter T component CbiQ, with the translated sequence MKHAFLDRYSDLRSPIHRLDPRAKLLGFATLIVICVTTPPNLYAAFAAYLGLELALLWLSRLPLGHVARRMLVVLPFVLMVAVFIPFFDKGGGSYNLGPVRVSAHGLLVLWNVAAKSTVSVLAVILLSSTTPFPDLLRGMERLRVPRLLVALLSFTYRYIFVLVDEAQRMRRARDSRGWSGKWLWEARVVAHMIATLFLRSYERGERVYAAMLARGYDGGLRTLYLYEPGVMELGFASLAALFPLAARLLA
- a CDS encoding ABC transporter ATP-binding protein encodes the protein MHHRPAVEIRDLYYAYPDGTPALRGVNLLVEEGESVGIVGPNGAGKSTLLLHLNGILTGRGEVRIFGLPVEKANLREIRRRVGLVFQDPDDQLFSPTVFDDVAFGPLNMGLSREEVAAAVARALEQVGLEGMEKRSAFHLSFGQKKRAAIATVLSMNPDLLVLDEPSSNLDPRARREFSELLQRTKITKILVTHDLPFVFENCERVVVMDRGKVVADGDVLAVMSDERLLQEHGLELPFGFYPVQREVSRESPDRERE
- a CDS encoding radical SAM protein, whose amino-acid sequence is MVPGVSRALGACARCLAEGEGEAERRAREAHARVRAPFELPPEPPRTAGGRTCRVCGNGCTMGEGEKGYCGLRTVRNGKLRHLSGTARGGVLEYYYDSLPTNCVADWVCPGSRDRGRYNLAVFLGACSFDCLFCQNSQFRYLTARLAPVFTPRELAEAADARTGCICYFGGDPSPQMPFALRASELALERRRGGLRICWETNGSMHPGLLRRAMDLSLASGGCVKFDLKAFHPGLHRALCGVSNRRTLENFSYAASRIAERPDPPPLVASTLLVPGYVEAEEVGRIASFISSLDPDIPYSLLAFHPQHAMRDLPVTSRRQAEECLSAAREAGLTCVHLGNLHLLR